GAGACACGCGTTGGTTCCTCCGAAGCCAAAGGAATTTGAAATGACGGTTCGTATCGAGATCGAGCGGCCCACCCGCGGAACATAGTCGAGATCGCACTCGGGGTCCGGATGATCGAGGTTGGCGGTCGCGGGGACGAACCCTTCCGACACCGTCAGCGACGCGATCGCCGCTTCCATCGCCCCGGAAGCCCCGAGCGCGTGCGCGTGGAGCCCCTTGGTGCCGCTCACCGGTACGCGCCGCGCCCTGTCGCCGAGGACTTCCTTGATCGCGAGCGTTTCGATGCGGTCGTTCAGCACCGTGGAAGATCCGTGCGCATTCACCGCCTCGATCTCCCCCGGCAAGAGGCCGGCATCCCGGATCGCGATCCGCATCGCGCGCGCGGCGTCCCGCCCCTGCGGCTGCGGCGCGGTCATGTGGAAGGCGTCGTTGGTGGTCGCGAACCCGACGAGCTCGGCATAGATACGGGCGTCGCGTTTCAGGGCGTGCGCCAGATCTTCGAGGATCAGGATCGCGGCGCCTTCCGCCATCACGAATCCATCCCGCCGGGCGTCGAAGGGGCGTGAGGCGCGGGCGGGCTCGTCGTTGGCGGTCGACATCGCCTTGATCACGGTGAACGCCGCGAAGGTGAGCGGCGCGAGCGGCGCCTCGACCCCGCCGGCGATCATCGCCGTGGCCTGACCGTCGCGAATCATCCGGAAGGCTTCTCCGATCGCGATCGCCCCGGAGGCGCAGGAGTTGGAATTCCCGAGCACCGGGCCCCTCGCGCCGAAGGCGATCGCGACGTTGCACGCCCCGGCCCCCGCGAAAACCCGGATCGCGAGACTCGCGGGGACGGAGCGGAGGCCCGATTCGAGAAACGCCGCGTGGTCCGCTTCCGCGCTCGGGACGCCGCCGAGCGCCGAGCCGATCGTGACGCCCAGATCGGTTTCCGGCACCGCGTGGAGCCCCTCGCCGATCGCGAGGCCGGCGTCTTCGAGGGCCATCTGCGCCGCGGCGATCGAAAGGTGGCCGAAGCGGTCCATGCGGCCCGCGCGCTTGGGACTGAAGAAAGCGGCCGGATCGAAGGCCTGGATCTCTCCCGCGATCCGGGTCCGCAGAGCGGACGCATCGAACCGTGTCAGGGGCCCGACGCCGCGCCGGCCTGTGCGAACCCCTTCCCAGAACTCCCGGCGCCCGGTCCCGATCGGCGTGATGGCGCCGATCCCGGTCAGCGCGACGCGGCGCTTGATCGTTGGGGCAATCACGACGCGGCGCTCCCGATCGATCCCCTCGCGCGCTCTTCGGCGAGGGCCCGGAAGCAGCGGAGCGTTTTCTCCACGATGGGCTCGATGAACCCGCGCGCGATGACCCGCTCGGCGAACCAGCGGCCCACGACGGGAACCTTGAAGTCGAGATCGTGGTCCACCCGGGCGCGCGTGCCTCCCCGTTCGTCCGTGAAGCTCCAGAGCACCTCCATGCCCCGCGTGATTCCGCGGACGTGCCGAAAACGGATCGTGCGCGTCTCGGGATCGGCCGTCTGGAGGGCCTCCCAGAAAACCGGGATGGGTCCGCGGCGGGCGCTCATCGCGGCGTGCGTCGTTCCTTCGCGGCGGCTCAAAATACGTACGTAGCGATAGTGGGGCAGGAAGCTCTTCCAGCGGCCGAGGTCCGAGACGAGATCGAACAGGTCTCGCGAGGGCGCCTCGATCCAGATGGAGGTCTCCGAATGCACGGTCTCAACGTGGCTTCGGTGAGGAAACGTGGCGCTTCATCCGGCTCGCGACTTGATCGACCTTGACCCCGAGATCCTTCGCGATGTCGAGCCACCCGTTCCCGGCGGCCCGCATCGCGACCACGTCGGCTGGCGCCTTCCCCTTCCTGCTCGCCTTGGCGAAGCCGTAGGCCATCGCAAGCTCGCCGTATCCCAGGCCCCACGTCTCATGCTGGTATCTCAGGGAATCCTCGCTCGCGCCGAGCTGGGCGCTCAAGCGCGTCAATACGGCCGCCTCTCCCTCGGGGGTCTTGGCTTCCGCGTCGATTCTCGCCACCGTCCGCTGGATGCGGTGGAGCGCGGACTCCGGAGTGCTCTTGGTCCCCGCCGTCGCGGCGGATTTTCCAGCCACGGCACGCGCCGGAACGAGGGTCCCCGCCAGGAGGCATGCGGTCAGGGACGCGAGAGATATTCGTAGGGCTGCCTGAATGGGGCGAAGGGCCATGGCTCGATCCTCCCTGGATTCAACCCGAGCGCTGGGCGACGCGTCAGCGCAGGATAGCGATCCTCTGCGTTTCGATGCCGTCCGGCGTCTCGATGCGAAAGAAATAAACGCCGCTACCTACCGGAACACCGCGGTCGTCTTGGCCGTTCCATCGCACGACCCGCTCGCCGGCCGGGTATCTTCCCTCCTCGATCGTGCGCACCAGCCGCCCGTGCACGTCGAAGAGCCGGACGCGCACGTCTCCCGGACGCGAGGTTCTGAGCGCAAGCCCGGCACCGCGCGGCGACGGATTCTTCGTCGTGAGGCGCGCCCCCGGTCCCTGCGCCGCCCCGAGCGCGACCTTGAGGGATGGCCCCGAGGCCGCCAGCAGGACCGCTTTGTCGATTTGCAGGAGACCCGATCCGTAGACCGGATCGTGGGAGCCCGAGGTCCCGAACTGGTTCACGGCCGTCGCGCTGAGCGCCTCCTCGATCGAGCTCTGCTTTTTCATCCCGAGCGACATGAGGAGCGCCACGGCGCCCGAGACGTGGGGCGCCGCCGCCGAGGTTCCGAAGAAGGGGAACACGCCGAAGGAGTCCGGATTCGCGAGCGATCCCGAAGATCGAAACGGCTTGATGCCCAGATTGAAGACGGCGTCCTGGACGTGGTCCTCGTTCAAGTCGGTGAAGTCGCCCCCGGGAGCCACGCAAGACAACCCCTTCCCGAACGAGGAATACGAGGCGATTCGGTTGTCCTCTCCGGTCGCGCCCACCGAGATGACCCCGGGATATCCTGCCGGCAAGCTCACCTCGGGGTAGGCGAAATTTCCGGCCGCGGCAACGAGGATCACCCCGCGCCGTTGCGCGTAGTGGACCGCGTCCTTTAGCGGATGAAACATGTGCGCCAGGACATTCGGCGTGGCGCCCCTGTCGCGAAGCAGCCCCAGCGGGGGAAACCCCAGGCTCAGGTTCGCGATATCGGCGCCCTGGTCGGCCGCGTAACGAATTCCCAGGACGATATTCGCCAGCGTGCCCTTGGTCTCGAAATCGAGCACCTTGATCGGCAGGATGGTGACCCCGAACGCGATCCCGGCGCTGCCTGCGATATTGTTGGCCTGCCCGGCGGCAATCGTTGCGGTCATCGTGCCGTGGCCGTTGTCGTCGTTCGGGTGCACGTCGTCATTGACGAAATCGTGCCCGGGCAGGAAGGGGCCGGGCAGCTCCGGCGACCGGCGGTACATCGTCACCCCCGGCTTCACGTTGGGAAGCTCGTAGGGCGGGATCGGGTAATCCTCGAAGGCCACGCCGGTGTCGATCATCGCGAGGATGACCTTGGGATCTCCGGTCACAATGTCCCACGCGTCGTACGCATCGACGCTGCGCAGGTTCCAGGCCAGATCGAATTTCCCGATGACCGAATCGTTTGGGACGAAAAACCCCTGCGCGTACACGTTGGGCGCCGCGTATTCCACGTCCGGGAGAGCGCTCCAGCCATCGATCGCGTCGGACACCGACGATCCCGGCGGAAGCTCGACCTCGATCAGTCCATCGGGTGTCAGCATGCGCCGCGCGGTGGCTCCCTTCTTGCGGATCGCTTCCATCGCGCCGGTGGTGCCGACGCCCTCCTTGAATTTCACCAGCAGCTCGTTGGGGACGTAGCCGGGCTCACGCCATTGGAACTCGGTTTCGGAGGGGATGACGTTCGTATGGGCGCGGGCGGCCGGCGAGAGCAGGGGGACCGCGAGAAGAGTCAGCGCAAGAGCCGCCGCGCGGAAAAGGCGGGGCCCGGATGAGCTGGACGGAAGAGCCGGGATCACAGAACCCCCATTGAGAGTGCGGAGCCCGAACTGGGGACCGCCGGCGAGGAGAAGCGCCAGTCCAGGAAAGGGGGGAGGCGCGGATCGGCTCGCTTCCTACTCTATATGGTACCACAGCGTGGCTGCCCGCACCGCCGGTCAGTCGAGACGAATCCGGGGTCCCCCGGGCTCGAAGAAGAGCGCGCGGGCTGGGTCGACGGCGAGCCCCACGATTTCGCCGGGGGCCGGAAGGGCCCCGTGGGGCTCGGCCTTGAGGACGTGGCGCCCCGCTTCGGTTTGCAAATGGATCAAGGTGTCCCCGCCGAGGCGCTCCACGCGCTCGACCGTGCCGCTGGCCCCCGAATCGGAGGCCTTCGCGAGGGCCGCGGCCTCCGGACGAAAGCCCAGGATCACGCGGCCCGCGCGCGCCCCCTTCGCGGCGAGCGTGAAGGAGAGGCCCCGGGAGCGAAACGCGACCCGTCCGCCGTCCGCCGCGAGCTCTCCTTGGATAAGGTTGATCGCGGGATCTCCCACGAACCGGGCGACGAAGAGGTCGCACGGGTCGCGATAGATCGCGTCTGGGGTTCCGATCTGGCGGACGCGCCCGCGCTCGAACACCGCGACCCGATTCCCGAGGGAGAGCGCCTCTTTTTGATCGTGCGTGACGAAGATCGAAGTCGTGCGCGTCAGGCGATGAAGGCGCGCCAGCTCCTCGCGCAGCTCCTGCCTCAGCTGGGCGTCGAGGCTCGAGAGGGGCTCATCGAAGAGAAAGATCCGCGGCCTCCGGACGAGCGCACGGCCGAGCGCCACCCGCTGGCGCTCGCCGCCCGATAGCTCCCGCGGGCGTTTGTGAAGATGCTCCGCGAGCCCCAGGGTCACCGCCGCCTCGCGAACGCGCTGATCGGTCTCGCCCGCGGGAGTCTTCCGCGCGAGAAGCCCGAAGCCCATGTTCTCGCGGACGCTCATGTGCGGATAGAGCGCGAGCCCCTGAAACACCATCGCGACGTCGCGGTCCTTGGGCTCGAGGGTGGTGACCTCGTGGCCATCCATGTGGATCGTTCCCGAGGTCGGCGATTCGAGCCCCGCGACGAGGCGGAGGAGCGAGGATTTCCCGCAGCCGGACGGCCCGAGAACGGCCAGGAACTCGCCGTCCGCGATCTCGAGGTCGACTTTGTCGAGCGCGCGGGTGCCGTTGGGGTAGGTGAGCGAGAGGTTCTTTAACGAGAGGGAAGCCATACGGGCGAAACGTACCACGAACCCGCCGGCCGCCGGTATCCGACCCGGCGGCGCCGGGGCTCCATGCGGATCAGGTCAATTCGTCTTCCGCCGCGGCGCCGGGGCCTATCGATCATACAAACGACCTTTCTGATAGTGTCGGTGAGCCTCGAACAACGCCCTCTCGATGTCTCGCGCCTTGACGCCGTGCTTTTTGGCGAAGGATCGAACGATCGACAGAAACTCGTTCCAATGGTCGTAGGTAAACCCGACCCCGTTGGGTTTTCTGGTTACCGCTCCGACCCCGTGAAGCAGCTGCCAGACGCGGATGTCGATGACGCCATACCTTCGTGGATAGAGGAGCGTGAGGATCGCGGACGCCATGGGAACCGAGACGCCCCTGAGGCTGAGGAGAGCCTGAAGGCGGATCCTCTCGCTGCGTGTGCGGAGGGCCATTTTCGT
This sequence is a window from Candidatus Eisenbacteria bacterium. Protein-coding genes within it:
- a CDS encoding T9SS type A sorting domain-containing protein, translating into MIPALPSSSSGPRLFRAAALALTLLAVPLLSPAARAHTNVIPSETEFQWREPGYVPNELLVKFKEGVGTTGAMEAIRKKGATARRMLTPDGLIEVELPPGSSVSDAIDGWSALPDVEYAAPNVYAQGFFVPNDSVIGKFDLAWNLRSVDAYDAWDIVTGDPKVILAMIDTGVAFEDYPIPPYELPNVKPGVTMYRRSPELPGPFLPGHDFVNDDVHPNDDNGHGTMTATIAAGQANNIAGSAGIAFGVTILPIKVLDFETKGTLANIVLGIRYAADQGADIANLSLGFPPLGLLRDRGATPNVLAHMFHPLKDAVHYAQRRGVILVAAAGNFAYPEVSLPAGYPGVISVGATGEDNRIASYSSFGKGLSCVAPGGDFTDLNEDHVQDAVFNLGIKPFRSSGSLANPDSFGVFPFFGTSAAAPHVSGAVALLMSLGMKKQSSIEEALSATAVNQFGTSGSHDPVYGSGLLQIDKAVLLAASGPSLKVALGAAQGPGARLTTKNPSPRGAGLALRTSRPGDVRVRLFDVHGRLVRTIEEGRYPAGERVVRWNGQDDRGVPVGSGVYFFRIETPDGIETQRIAILR
- a CDS encoding ABC transporter ATP-binding protein, with amino-acid sequence MASLSLKNLSLTYPNGTRALDKVDLEIADGEFLAVLGPSGCGKSSLLRLVAGLESPTSGTIHMDGHEVTTLEPKDRDVAMVFQGLALYPHMSVRENMGFGLLARKTPAGETDQRVREAAVTLGLAEHLHKRPRELSGGERQRVALGRALVRRPRIFLFDEPLSSLDAQLRQELREELARLHRLTRTTSIFVTHDQKEALSLGNRVAVFERGRVRQIGTPDAIYRDPCDLFVARFVGDPAINLIQGELAADGGRVAFRSRGLSFTLAAKGARAGRVILGFRPEAAALAKASDSGASGTVERVERLGGDTLIHLQTEAGRHVLKAEPHGALPAPGEIVGLAVDPARALFFEPGGPRIRLD
- a CDS encoding beta-ketoacyl-[acyl-carrier-protein] synthase II is translated as MKRRVALTGIGAITPIGTGRREFWEGVRTGRRGVGPLTRFDASALRTRIAGEIQAFDPAAFFSPKRAGRMDRFGHLSIAAAQMALEDAGLAIGEGLHAVPETDLGVTIGSALGGVPSAEADHAAFLESGLRSVPASLAIRVFAGAGACNVAIAFGARGPVLGNSNSCASGAIAIGEAFRMIRDGQATAMIAGGVEAPLAPLTFAAFTVIKAMSTANDEPARASRPFDARRDGFVMAEGAAILILEDLAHALKRDARIYAELVGFATTNDAFHMTAPQPQGRDAARAMRIAIRDAGLLPGEIEAVNAHGSSTVLNDRIETLAIKEVLGDRARRVPVSGTKGLHAHALGASGAMEAAIASLTVSEGFVPATANLDHPDPECDLDYVPRVGRSISIRTVISNSFGFGGTNACLVFKSIPV